In one window of Oryza sativa Japonica Group chromosome 9, ASM3414082v1 DNA:
- the LOC4346503 gene encoding thiohydroximate-O-sulfate sulfur/sulfate-lyase (nitrile-forming) NSP5 has translation MPMAAGTWVKLEQKGDGPGARSSHAITLVGGTAYAFGGEFTPRVPVDNAMYAFDLKSQCWSALDASGDVPPPRVGVTMASVGATVYMFGGRDQEHKELNELYSFDTATNRWTLLSSGAGDGPPHRSYHSMVADAAGGGKVYVFGGCGDAGRLNDLWAYDVAAGRWEALPSPGEACKPRGGPGLAVAGGKVWVVYGFSGEELDDVHCYDPGTGAWSTVETTGGGGGGDKPSPRSVFCAAGIGKHVVVFGGEVDPSDLGHLGAGKFSAEAFALDTETGAWARLDDAGEHHPGPRGWCAFSAGEVDGRRGLLVYGGNSPTNDRLGDIYFFTPPLA, from the exons ATGCCAATGGCTGCTGGCACCTGGGTGAAG CTAGAGCagaagggagatgggccgggagCAAGAAGCTCCCACGCCATCACCCTCGTCGGCGGCACGGCGTACGCGTTCGGCGGCGAGTTCACGCCGCGCGTGCCGGTGGACAACGCCATGTACGCCTTCGACCTCAAGTCGCAGTGCTGGTCGGCGCTGGACGCCTCCGGCgacgtgccgccgccgcgcgtcggcgTCACCATGGCGTCCGTCGGCGCCACCGTCTACATGTTCGGCGGTCGCGACCAGGAGCACAAGGAGCTGAACGAGCTCTACTCGTTTGACACGGCGACCAACAGATGGACGCTGCtgtcctccggcgccggcgacggcccgCCGCACCGGAGCTACCACTCCATGGTGGCCGACGCCGCGGGGGGCGGGAAGGTGTACGTGTTCGGCGGGTGCGGCGACGCCGGCCGCCTCAACGACCTGTGGGCCTacgacgtcgccgccgggcGGTGGGaggcgctgccgtcgccgggCGAGGCGTGCAAGCCGCGGGGAGGCCCCGGgctggccgtcgccggcgggaaGGTGTGGGTGGTGTACGGCTTCTCCGGCGAGGAGCTGGACGACGTGCACTGCTACGACCCGGGCACGGGCGCGTGGTCCACGGTCgagaccaccggcggcggcggcggcggcgacaagccGTCCCCGCGCAGCGTGTTCTGTGCCGCGGGGATCGGGAAGCACGTGGTGGTgttcggcggcgaggtggaccCGAGCGACCTGGGGCACCTCGGCGCCGGCAAATTCTCCGCCGAGGCGTTCGCGCTGGACACGGAGACGGGCGCGTGGGCGAGGCTGGACGACGCGGGCGAGCACCACCCGGGGCCGAGGGGATGGTGCGCGTTCTCGGCGGGGGAGGTGGACGGCCGGCGAGGGCTGCTGGTGTACGGCGGCAACTCGCCGACGAACGATCGCCTCGGCGACATCTACTTCTTCACTCCGCCGCTGGCTTAA